In Sulfurihydrogenibium subterraneum DSM 15120, a single window of DNA contains:
- a CDS encoding HU family DNA-binding protein, which yields MTKSELIAKVAEKAGLKKAEAERAVNAAIEAVVEALSKGERTAIPGLGVFNVRERKARKGRNPRTGKEIKIPARKVVAFTAAKSLKESLNAKKK from the coding sequence ATGACAAAGTCAGAGTTAATCGCAAAGGTAGCTGAAAAGGCAGGTCTTAAAAAGGCTGAAGCGGAAAGAGCTGTAAACGCAGCTATTGAAGCTGTTGTAGAAGCTCTTTCTAAGGGGGAAAGAACAGCTATTCCTGGTCTTGGCGTTTTCAACGTTAGAGAAAGAAAAGCAAGAAAAGGTAGAAACCCAAGAACAGGAAAAGAAATTAAAATCCCTGCAAGAAAAGTTGTAGCATTCACAGCTGCTAAATCTTTAAAAGAATCTTTAAACGCTAAGAAAAAGTAA
- the argB gene encoding acetylglutamate kinase, whose translation MEKAVEKANILLEALPYIKNFRGKTFVIKYGGNAMDKADLRSAFAKDVIMLKYIGINPVIVHGGGPQIGQYLKKMGLESKFVGGLRVTDKETMDIVEMVLGGLVNKSIVQLINSYSGGHVKAVGITGKDGGLIKARKLDAEEYFKSMGDFRPTELLDLGHVGEVEEVDPSLLINLDEDNYIPVIAPIGYDDEGNAYNINADLVASAIAVSLKAEKVIFLTDIEGLKDAEGKTLSSVSTQEIEEMIKSGVIKGGMIPKVKACTYAVENGVNKAHILDGRIPHCILLEIFTEEGIGTEVYK comes from the coding sequence TTGGAAAAAGCTGTCGAAAAAGCAAATATTTTACTTGAAGCACTACCTTATATTAAAAACTTTAGAGGTAAAACATTTGTTATTAAGTACGGTGGAAATGCAATGGATAAAGCTGACCTTAGGTCTGCTTTTGCTAAAGATGTTATCATGCTTAAGTATATCGGTATTAATCCTGTAATTGTTCACGGGGGGGGACCTCAAATAGGTCAATATTTAAAAAAGATGGGATTAGAGTCTAAGTTTGTAGGTGGTTTAAGAGTAACAGATAAAGAGACTATGGATATAGTTGAGATGGTTTTAGGTGGGCTTGTAAATAAAAGTATTGTTCAACTTATAAACAGCTACTCAGGAGGACACGTAAAGGCTGTTGGTATTACAGGAAAAGATGGAGGTCTTATAAAAGCAAGAAAGTTAGATGCAGAGGAGTATTTTAAATCAATGGGAGATTTTAGACCTACAGAATTACTTGACTTAGGACATGTAGGAGAGGTTGAAGAGGTTGATCCTTCACTTCTGATAAATCTTGATGAAGATAATTACATTCCAGTTATAGCTCCTATCGGTTATGATGATGAAGGCAACGCGTATAATATAAACGCAGATTTAGTAGCATCTGCGATAGCGGTATCTTTAAAAGCTGAAAAAGTTATTTTTTTAACAGATATAGAAGGTTTAAAAGATGCAGAAGGAAAAACTTTATCTTCTGTGTCAACTCAAGAAATAGAAGAGATGATAAAGTCTGGAGTAATAAAAGGTGGAATGATTCCAAAAGTAAAAGCTTGCACTTACGCTGTTGAAAACGGTGTAAATAAAGCACATATATTAGATGGTAGAATACCACACTGTATACTATTAGAGATTTTTACTGAAGAAGGTATTGGAACAGAAGTTTACAAATAA
- a CDS encoding 2,3-bisphosphoglycerate-dependent phosphoglycerate mutase: MPKLVLVRHGQSFWNLQNRFTGWVDVPLTEKGKEEAFKAGELLKDIRFNVAYTSALTRAQETLRIILEVIGLQIPVIKDQALNERHYGALQGLNKDRARQKYGADIVHLWRRSYDIAPPEGESLKDTAARTIPFLERAILGDIYEGNDVLVVAHGNSLRSIIMYLEKLTPEEIIKVELDTGVPIVYEMDKEGNVLNKEIRKH, encoded by the coding sequence ATGCCGAAACTTGTTTTAGTAAGACACGGACAATCTTTTTGGAATCTTCAAAATAGATTTACCGGATGGGTTGATGTTCCTCTTACAGAAAAAGGTAAAGAAGAGGCATTTAAAGCTGGAGAGCTTTTAAAAGACATAAGATTCAATGTAGCTTACACGTCAGCTTTAACAAGGGCTCAAGAAACACTTAGGATAATCCTTGAAGTGATAGGACTTCAAATTCCTGTAATCAAAGACCAAGCTTTAAACGAAAGACATTACGGTGCTTTACAAGGTTTAAATAAAGACAGAGCAAGACAAAAGTATGGAGCTGATATAGTCCACCTTTGGAGAAGAAGTTATGATATAGCTCCACCTGAAGGAGAGTCTTTAAAAGATACTGCTGCAAGGACTATACCATTTTTAGAAAGGGCTATTTTAGGAGATATTTACGAAGGAAATGATGTTTTAGTAGTAGCTCACGGAAACTCTTTAAGGTCTATTATTATGTATTTAGAAAAATTAACTCCTGAAGAAATAATAAAGGTTGAGCTTGATACAGGAGTACCAATAGTGTACGAAATGGATAAAGAAGGTAATGTTTTAAATAAAGAGATAAGAAAACATTAA
- the tpiA gene encoding triose-phosphate isomerase gives MRYLVAANWKMNKTVAESIEYIEVFKELVKYVEGVDIMIAPSFTSLSSVSVLIEKTNISLGAQNMFYAERGAYTGEISPIMLDELNVKYVILGHSERRHIFGEKDEMINKKVLTAVEFGLRPILCVGETLEERELGKTMNVVERQIRAGVAGLEREISLIDIAYEPVWAIGTGVNATVEQAQEVHHFIRNLINDISKGNDKDTRILYGGSVNEKNASELIKAPDVEGFLVGTASLDPQKFYKIILSSLEV, from the coding sequence ATGAGATATTTAGTAGCAGCAAACTGGAAGATGAACAAAACTGTAGCAGAATCTATTGAGTATATAGAAGTTTTTAAAGAACTTGTCAAGTATGTAGAAGGAGTAGACATTATGATAGCTCCTTCTTTTACATCTTTATCTTCTGTATCGGTTTTAATTGAAAAAACAAACATTAGTTTGGGTGCTCAAAATATGTTTTACGCAGAAAGAGGTGCTTACACTGGTGAAATATCACCTATTATGCTTGATGAACTTAACGTTAAGTATGTAATACTTGGACACTCTGAGAGAAGACATATCTTTGGCGAAAAAGATGAGATGATTAATAAAAAAGTTTTAACTGCAGTAGAATTTGGTTTGAGACCTATCTTATGTGTAGGAGAAACTTTAGAAGAAAGAGAACTTGGAAAGACTATGAACGTAGTTGAAAGACAGATAAGAGCCGGTGTTGCAGGTTTAGAAAGAGAAATAAGCCTTATAGATATTGCTTACGAACCAGTATGGGCAATAGGAACAGGGGTAAATGCAACTGTAGAACAGGCTCAAGAGGTACATCATTTTATTAGAAATCTTATAAATGATATAAGTAAAGGAAATGATAAAGATACGAGAATACTTTACGGTGGAAGTGTAAATGAAAAAAATGCTTCTGAATTAATTAAAGCTCCTGATGTTGAAGGATTTTTAGTTGGAACTGCAAGTCTTGATCCACAAAAGTTTTATAAAATAATTTTATCTTCTTTGGAGGTTTAA
- the secG gene encoding preprotein translocase subunit SecG, with the protein MEFLFGLLSVVLVIVSVLLIILVLMQKTKGAEIGAVFGSGAAKAVLGASAATILTKITYWLAGIFLFLVLTLSYLSIKIAKSNTVIENIPSQQQTENKK; encoded by the coding sequence TTGGAATTTTTATTTGGTTTGTTATCCGTTGTACTTGTTATAGTATCTGTACTACTTATTATTTTAGTGCTTATGCAGAAAACAAAAGGAGCAGAGATAGGTGCTGTTTTTGGGTCAGGAGCTGCAAAGGCTGTATTAGGAGCATCTGCTGCAACAATACTTACCAAAATAACTTACTGGCTTGCGGGAATATTTTTGTTTTTAGTGCTTACTCTATCATACCTGAGTATAAAAATTGCAAAGTCTAACACGGTAATAGAGAACATTCCTTCTCAGCAACAGACAGAAAATAAAAAATAA
- a CDS encoding MgtC/SapB family protein encodes MQEYETLYEILLSLGLGFFVGLEREYKAKGEVFAGVRTYPLISLLGYFSALVSDKHFDYFIYISFLAILGFTLFNFFLEYQKDKGITTEVSVLLIFLIGVLVYFDYYYLSVFLGFLTTLILAIKQPLENFAKSLYFEDVISLVKFLLLTAIVYPILPDKSFGPYEAINLKEIWKVVIIVAVIDFIGYILVRWKGGKSLLWVALFGGLISSTAITYNFSILSKKNPDLKNILFSGITLSWIVMNLRVLVISGFLNLELLKVLTFPLLVSSAVLILIVYRYIKLDSITDFKDSEFKNPFRILEILQFAIFYTFILLLIKYIQNKIGITGVYLVSFVSGVIDVDAITFSAASLSKSGVIFIIDASIVVILAVISNSIFKYIYVLMFAHQSLKREMLKVLIFNLVIFLLFIFFQAVL; translated from the coding sequence ATGCAAGAGTACGAAACTCTATATGAGATACTTCTTTCTTTAGGTTTAGGTTTCTTTGTAGGATTAGAAAGGGAGTACAAGGCAAAAGGTGAAGTTTTTGCCGGAGTAAGAACCTATCCTTTAATATCTCTTTTAGGATACTTTTCTGCTTTGGTTTCTGACAAACATTTTGATTATTTTATTTATATATCTTTTCTGGCTATTCTTGGTTTTACACTTTTTAATTTTTTTCTAGAGTATCAAAAAGATAAAGGAATAACAACAGAAGTATCTGTTTTACTCATTTTTTTAATCGGTGTTTTAGTTTATTTTGACTATTACTATCTATCCGTTTTTCTTGGGTTTTTAACGACATTAATTTTAGCTATAAAGCAACCTTTAGAAAATTTTGCAAAAAGTTTGTACTTTGAAGATGTTATATCTTTGGTTAAATTTTTATTACTTACAGCGATAGTCTATCCTATTTTACCGGATAAAAGTTTTGGACCTTACGAAGCTATAAATTTAAAAGAGATATGGAAAGTCGTTATTATTGTAGCTGTGATAGATTTTATAGGTTATATACTTGTAAGATGGAAAGGAGGAAAGTCTCTTTTATGGGTGGCTTTATTTGGAGGACTTATTTCAAGTACGGCAATTACTTATAACTTTTCTATACTTTCAAAGAAAAATCCTGATTTAAAAAACATCCTTTTTAGCGGAATTACACTATCTTGGATTGTTATGAATTTAAGGGTACTGGTTATATCCGGATTTTTAAACTTAGAACTTTTAAAAGTTCTTACATTTCCTTTGTTAGTATCTTCAGCAGTTTTGATTTTAATCGTGTATAGGTATATTAAATTAGATAGCATAACCGATTTTAAAGATAGTGAATTTAAAAATCCTTTTAGAATATTAGAGATTCTCCAATTTGCTATCTTTTATACTTTTATTTTATTGCTTATTAAGTATATACAAAATAAAATAGGCATTACCGGCGTTTACTTGGTTAGTTTTGTATCCGGAGTTATAGATGTTGATGCTATAACCTTTTCTGCTGCATCTTTATCAAAAAGTGGTGTTATATTTATAATTGATGCAAGTATTGTTGTTATTCTTGCAGTAATATCCAACTCTATTTTTAAATATATTTATGTTTTAATGTTTGCCCATCAAAGTTTAAAAAGAGAGATGTTGAAAGTATTAATCTTTAACCTTGTTATTTTCCTACTTTTTATCTTTTTTCAAGCAGTTCTTTAA
- a CDS encoding DUF72 domain-containing protein, translating into MKHFVGCSGYFYYHWKGIFYPPDLKPNEWFDYYIKFFNSLELNSSFYRIPKKTSIKRYFTKTPENYKVSIKVNKVITHLKKFKDTEKLIKDFYNNFEDVLKEKIGVYLFQLPPSLKFSLNLLEDIVAQIDTKYKNALEFRDKSWWNDKTYEILSKYKIGFCSISAPKLPEELIKTANFVYIRFHGKVWYRYNYSKEELYLWIDKISKTDAKECYVYFNNDFEGFAPKNALEFKELLEKR; encoded by the coding sequence ATGAAACATTTTGTAGGTTGTTCCGGCTACTTTTACTATCACTGGAAAGGTATTTTTTATCCTCCAGATTTAAAACCGAACGAATGGTTTGATTATTACATAAAATTTTTTAACTCTTTAGAGTTAAACTCATCTTTTTATAGAATTCCAAAGAAAACTTCTATAAAACGATATTTTACAAAAACTCCTGAAAATTATAAAGTCTCAATAAAAGTAAACAAAGTTATAACTCACCTGAAAAAATTTAAAGACACAGAAAAATTGATAAAGGATTTTTACAACAATTTTGAAGATGTATTAAAAGAAAAGATTGGTGTTTATCTGTTTCAATTGCCACCATCTTTAAAGTTTTCCTTAAATCTATTAGAGGATATTGTTGCTCAAATAGATACAAAATATAAGAATGCATTAGAATTTAGAGATAAAAGTTGGTGGAATGATAAAACTTATGAAATCCTCTCAAAATATAAAATAGGATTTTGTAGCATTTCAGCTCCTAAACTACCTGAGGAATTAATTAAAACCGCAAATTTTGTTTATATAAGGTTTCATGGGAAAGTTTGGTATAGATATAATTATTCAAAAGAAGAACTTTATTTATGGATAGATAAAATTTCTAAGACAGATGCTAAAGAATGTTATGTTTACTTTAACAATGATTTTGAAGGATTCGCTCCAAAAAACGCTTTAGAATTTAAAGAACTGCTTGAAAAAAGATAA
- the bioD gene encoding dethiobiotin synthase, producing the protein MLNSLFITATDTGVGKTTVSAAICKLLKEKGVKVAYFKPVETGCEPIPQDAYTLSKITGQPLEEVVLYTFENPVAPYTATLLESKEIDLQKIINHYNYLKSKYDFVVVEGAGGLLVPIKKNYTYLNLIEDLNIPVLIVSRASLGTINHTALTVKALEGKQIIGIVMNGFSGEDILEETNPQIIQEMTGIKVLAKCKKSKQPVEECYSKLLGRLL; encoded by the coding sequence ATGCTTAATAGCCTATTTATAACTGCAACAGATACAGGAGTAGGTAAAACAACCGTATCAGCCGCCATTTGTAAACTACTGAAAGAAAAAGGAGTAAAAGTAGCCTACTTCAAACCAGTAGAAACAGGATGTGAACCTATCCCTCAAGATGCCTACACTCTATCTAAAATAACAGGGCAGCCTTTAGAAGAGGTTGTCCTGTACACATTTGAAAACCCAGTAGCTCCATACACAGCTACACTACTTGAAAGTAAAGAGATAGACTTGCAAAAAATAATAAACCACTACAACTATTTAAAGTCAAAATACGATTTTGTAGTGGTAGAAGGGGCAGGAGGGCTTTTAGTTCCGATAAAAAAAAATTACACTTACTTAAATCTTATCGAAGATTTAAACATCCCTGTTTTAATTGTATCAAGGGCATCTTTGGGAACAATAAATCACACAGCTTTAACTGTTAAAGCGTTAGAAGGAAAACAAATAATCGGTATTGTTATGAACGGCTTTTCTGGAGAAGATATATTGGAAGAAACCAATCCACAGATAATTCAAGAGATGACAGGCATTAAAGTTTTGGCAAAATGTAAAAAGTCTAAGCAGCCAGTAGAAGAGTGTTATAGTAAACTTTTAGGAAGATTGTTATGA
- the fabD gene encoding ACP S-malonyltransferase has product MKAFVFPGQGSQYLGMGKDFYENFEEVRQLHEKVNERLSFNLTDIIFNDEEKLNLTEFTQPALVLTSYITYKIFKEKKNINPDFVAGHSLGEFTALAVADSLSLEDAVYITHIRGKLMQSAVPEGVGLMAAIIGLEAPKIEEVLKQIDGIVEIANYNSYEQTVISGEKQAVEKAMEILKSQGAKKVVPLAVSVPAHSSMLKEKAQEFGEYLEKIQIKDANIPVISNVSAKPITKSEDIKQELKVHFYSPVRWVQTVEYMTDAGVKEIYEIGPKKVLTGLIKRINKDLNLKNIESLQDIENA; this is encoded by the coding sequence ATGAAAGCTTTTGTTTTTCCAGGTCAAGGTTCTCAGTATTTAGGAATGGGTAAAGATTTTTATGAAAATTTTGAAGAAGTAAGACAGCTCCACGAAAAAGTCAACGAAAGACTTAGTTTTAACCTTACAGATATTATTTTTAACGACGAAGAAAAACTAAACCTTACAGAATTTACACAGCCAGCCTTGGTTTTGACTTCCTACATAACTTATAAAATCTTTAAAGAAAAAAAGAATATCAATCCTGATTTTGTAGCTGGACACTCACTTGGAGAGTTTACAGCTCTGGCAGTGGCAGATAGTTTATCCTTAGAAGATGCAGTTTACATCACACACATAAGAGGGAAGCTTATGCAATCCGCAGTTCCAGAAGGTGTTGGGCTAATGGCTGCTATTATAGGTTTAGAAGCTCCAAAAATTGAAGAAGTTTTAAAACAGATAGACGGTATAGTTGAAATAGCAAACTATAACTCTTACGAGCAGACAGTTATATCTGGAGAAAAGCAAGCTGTAGAAAAAGCAATGGAAATACTCAAATCTCAGGGGGCTAAAAAAGTCGTTCCGTTGGCAGTTTCTGTTCCTGCACACTCATCAATGCTAAAAGAAAAAGCACAGGAATTTGGAGAGTATTTAGAAAAAATACAGATAAAAGACGCAAACATTCCTGTTATATCAAACGTATCAGCAAAACCTATAACAAAATCTGAGGATATAAAGCAGGAGCTAAAAGTACACTTTTACAGCCCTGTAAGATGGGTTCAAACAGTAGAGTATATGACAGATGCAGGAGTAAAAGAGATTTACGAAATAGGACCTAAAAAAGTCCTAACAGGACTTATAAAGAGAATTAACAAAGATTTAAACCTTAAAAACATTGAAAGTCTGCAAGATATAGAAAATGCTTAA
- the mgtE gene encoding magnesium transporter translates to MSPIIEVLKETLKRSLQKHDFKTLERILSKSHKGDIAEVFKYLTKEERVKIFTVLYKTNPDKAFDVFTDLDDIVKVEIIRSLHIKDAVDFILKLPTPEIASIIENIPEDIKRAVIDNLEGEEKEELKHLLSEGEDKVASIVSESYLAVLDTSTVEDAIQKVKEYNQDIELVYIYVVDEKNKLVGVISLKDLLTYPSNLMVKDIMKRDLITLNIDDTKEEAIETFKRYDLYVLPVVDDEGTLLGVVYIEDILDVMSEKTTEDFFKMAGAKEEELFYADKTFKIAKLRLPWLLIATAGEFITAVIISLFDYTITEFIQVVFFLPMVAALSGNISSQAAIIAARGLKEGRLTENTVDYIFTVFRELKVAVFIGMIIGILVGVVASLWISNHILGIIVAIALFFSIVFAGLIGSLVPFIMYKLEKDPTLATGPLSLTLTDIIGISIYLIVATFFIHYLKL, encoded by the coding sequence ATGAGTCCTATTATTGAAGTTTTAAAAGAAACGCTAAAAAGGTCTCTTCAAAAACACGACTTTAAAACCTTAGAAAGAATTCTGTCTAAAAGTCATAAAGGAGATATAGCCGAGGTTTTTAAGTATCTTACGAAAGAAGAAAGAGTAAAGATATTCACAGTACTTTACAAAACAAATCCAGATAAAGCTTTTGACGTTTTTACAGACCTTGACGACATAGTAAAAGTAGAAATTATAAGGTCTCTCCACATTAAAGATGCAGTAGATTTTATCTTAAAGCTCCCTACGCCAGAAATAGCATCTATTATAGAAAATATCCCAGAAGATATTAAAAGAGCTGTTATTGATAACTTAGAAGGAGAAGAGAAAGAAGAGTTAAAACATCTTCTTTCAGAAGGTGAAGATAAAGTTGCGTCAATAGTAAGTGAGTCTTATCTTGCTGTTTTAGATACTTCTACAGTAGAAGATGCTATACAAAAAGTAAAAGAGTATAACCAAGACATCGAATTGGTTTACATATATGTAGTTGATGAAAAAAACAAATTAGTGGGTGTAATTTCATTAAAAGACCTATTAACCTATCCATCTAATCTGATGGTTAAAGACATAATGAAAAGAGATTTGATAACTTTAAACATAGACGATACTAAAGAAGAAGCCATAGAAACTTTTAAAAGATACGATTTATACGTTCTTCCTGTTGTTGATGATGAAGGGACTTTGCTTGGTGTTGTTTACATAGAAGACATTTTAGATGTTATGTCAGAAAAAACAACGGAAGATTTCTTTAAAATGGCAGGAGCAAAAGAAGAAGAGCTGTTTTATGCGGATAAAACCTTTAAAATAGCAAAGTTAAGACTTCCTTGGCTTTTAATAGCAACCGCAGGAGAGTTTATTACAGCGGTTATTATTAGTTTATTTGATTACACAATAACAGAGTTTATACAAGTAGTATTTTTTCTTCCTATGGTAGCAGCTCTAAGTGGAAATATAAGCTCCCAAGCGGCAATAATAGCAGCAAGAGGATTAAAAGAAGGAAGATTAACAGAAAACACTGTAGATTACATTTTTACAGTCTTTAGAGAGTTAAAGGTTGCAGTTTTTATAGGAATGATAATTGGTATTTTAGTTGGAGTTGTTGCATCTTTATGGATAAGTAATCATATACTTGGAATAATAGTAGCCATAGCCCTGTTTTTTAGCATCGTTTTTGCTGGATTGATAGGTAGTTTAGTTCCCTTTATAATGTATAAGCTTGAAAAAGACCCAACATTAGCAACAGGACCTTTATCCTTAACATTAACAGATATAATCGGTATATCTATATATCTTATAGTAGCTACATTTTTCATACATTACCTAAAACTTTAA
- the era gene encoding GTPase Era produces the protein MSFKAGFVALIGRPNVGKSTLLNNILGTKLSIVSPKPQTTRMRILGVKHLPDAQIIFLDTPGVQKGGDLLSKSVLESAVGSMEDADVIVMIIEADKGWTKEDKEIVENYIKKYNKPTILAINKIDKIQRDLVLPLIEESAKIYDFKEYIPISAIKNINIDELLNTIKKYLPESPPLYPEDMITDLPLKLWIAEIIREKVFFNTKQEVPYSVAVEVESIKEGEKDKNLLIIDAVIYVERENHKGIIIGKKGQMLKKIGTQAREELEFLIGKKVHLNLFVKVKEKWKEDLPLLRSLGYNQIS, from the coding sequence ATGAGTTTTAAAGCTGGATTCGTCGCATTAATAGGAAGACCAAACGTTGGAAAATCAACACTACTAAATAACATACTTGGAACAAAGTTAAGTATTGTAAGTCCAAAACCACAAACTACAAGAATGAGAATTTTAGGAGTAAAACATCTCCCAGACGCGCAGATAATATTTTTAGACACTCCCGGAGTTCAAAAAGGGGGAGATTTGCTTTCAAAATCAGTTTTAGAGTCTGCGGTTGGAAGTATGGAAGATGCTGACGTTATAGTGATGATAATAGAAGCAGACAAAGGATGGACAAAAGAAGATAAAGAAATAGTAGAAAATTACATAAAAAAGTATAACAAACCCACAATACTTGCAATAAACAAAATAGATAAAATTCAGAGAGATTTAGTTTTACCACTAATAGAAGAATCTGCAAAAATATACGATTTTAAAGAGTACATACCAATTTCTGCTATAAAAAACATAAACATAGATGAACTTTTAAATACTATAAAAAAATACCTTCCAGAGTCTCCACCCCTTTATCCTGAAGATATGATAACAGACTTACCATTAAAACTTTGGATAGCAGAGATAATAAGAGAAAAGGTATTTTTCAACACAAAGCAAGAGGTACCATATTCTGTAGCTGTAGAAGTTGAATCTATAAAGGAAGGAGAAAAGGATAAGAATCTTCTTATAATAGATGCAGTAATATACGTAGAAAGAGAAAATCACAAAGGAATAATAATAGGTAAAAAAGGTCAGATGCTAAAAAAGATAGGAACTCAGGCAAGAGAAGAGTTAGAGTTTTTAATTGGTAAAAAAGTTCATCTAAATCTTTTTGTTAAAGTAAAAGAAAAATGGAAGGAAGACCTACCGCTTTTAAGGTCTTTAGGCTATAACCAAATATCTTAG
- the truA gene encoding tRNA pseudouridine(38-40) synthase TruA, whose product MEKRYNYKLTIAYIGTRYSGWQRQKNATGIQQIIEDLLEELFKEKITLIGSGRTDAGVHALNQVANFKTFSYRTPSSIYSYLNAKLPRDISIKKVEEVDLNFNARFSAKGKTYLYRIYTKPDPFLYGRGWFFDKNLDILKMIEGIEILKKYKDLTSLAKEGDYLRKEIDLREIKLYYDGKIIDIEITASHFLRNLVRRIVGHLVAIGRGSLSLREFEDIIKAKNPSKGKFLAPAEGLYLKEIYY is encoded by the coding sequence ATGGAAAAAAGGTATAACTATAAACTTACAATAGCTTATATAGGTACAAGGTACAGTGGTTGGCAAAGGCAAAAAAATGCAACTGGCATACAGCAGATTATAGAAGACCTTCTTGAAGAACTTTTTAAAGAAAAAATAACCTTGATTGGTTCCGGAAGGACAGACGCAGGAGTTCATGCTTTAAATCAAGTTGCAAACTTTAAAACCTTTTCGTATAGAACTCCTTCCAGCATTTATTCGTACCTAAACGCTAAACTTCCAAGAGATATATCAATAAAAAAAGTAGAAGAGGTTGATTTAAACTTTAACGCCCGATTTTCTGCAAAAGGAAAAACATACTTGTATAGAATATACACAAAACCAGACCCATTTTTATACGGTAGAGGATGGTTTTTTGACAAAAATTTAGATATATTAAAAATGATTGAGGGAATTGAGATTCTAAAAAAATACAAAGATTTAACGTCGTTAGCAAAAGAAGGAGATTACTTAAGAAAAGAAATTGATTTAAGAGAGATAAAGCTGTATTATGATGGTAAAATAATAGATATAGAAATAACAGCATCTCATTTTTTGAGAAATTTGGTTCGTAGAATAGTAGGACATTTAGTTGCTATAGGAAGAGGGAGTTTGTCTCTAAGGGAGTTTGAAGATATAATTAAAGCTAAAAACCCTTCAAAAGGCAAATTTTTAGCACCTGCAGAAGGATTGTATTTAAAAGAAATTTATTACTAA
- a CDS encoding MarC family protein, producing MDALYLILKYIISIFAIVDPFGAIPLIVSVLKNFSEKEREIIIKKASIYGCFILIFFLFLGNFFVRILGVSIADFQIAGGIILLLISINIIFGQPLKEKIPPEEISLIKKLENVALIPVATPILAGPGAMVTSMTIASSQESFLNLLIVAISIVITFLISYFILKASKYIQKFLGEIFLDIVSRMMGIIIMALAVQFIVKGIKQNFFNILH from the coding sequence ATGGATGCTTTATATCTTATATTGAAATACATTATCTCCATATTTGCTATAGTTGATCCTTTTGGAGCTATTCCTTTAATTGTTTCAGTATTAAAGAATTTTTCTGAGAAAGAAAGAGAAATTATTATCAAAAAGGCTTCTATTTATGGATGTTTTATACTAATATTCTTTTTATTTTTAGGAAACTTTTTTGTTAGAATATTAGGTGTTAGCATTGCTGATTTTCAGATAGCTGGTGGAATTATACTCCTTTTAATATCTATAAACATTATATTTGGACAACCTTTAAAAGAAAAGATACCTCCCGAAGAAATTTCTTTAATAAAAAAGTTAGAAAATGTAGCACTTATTCCAGTTGCTACTCCTATTCTGGCTGGACCAGGTGCCATGGTTACATCTATGACAATAGCATCATCTCAGGAAAGTTTTTTAAACCTTTTAATAGTAGCAATTTCAATAGTAATAACTTTTTTAATATCTTATTTCATCTTAAAAGCATCTAAATACATTCAAAAATTTTTAGGAGAAATATTTTTAGATATTGTTTCAAGGATGATGGGAATAATTATAATGGCATTAGCAGTTCAATTTATCGTGAAGGGCATAAAACAAAACTTTTTTAATATCTTACATTAA